The segment GTCGTACAGTGCCTCGTACACCCGCGGGCCGAGGAAGCCGATCAAGGCTCCAGGCTCGGCGACCGTGACGTGCCCGAGCGAACCCCAGGAGGCGAATACGCCGCCGGTAGTTGGATGGCGCAAATAGACCATGTATGGCAGGCCGGCCCGGCGATGGGCTGCGACCGCGGCGGTGATCTTCACCATCGAAAGGAAGGCCAGCGTGCCTTCCTGCATCCGGGTACCGCCGGATGCCGGTCCGGCCAGCAGAGGCAAACCCTCGGCAGTGGCGCGCTCGATCGCCTTGACCAGACGTTCCGCGGCGGCAAGCCCGATGGATCCGGCAAGGAACCGGAACTCGCAGGCGACCAGTGCCACGCGTCGGCCCCGGATCAGGCCTTCGCCGGTGATCACCGACTCGTCGACCCCCGACTTTTCCCTCGCGGCAGCTAGCTCCGCGGCATACTCCGCGCTGATAGTGCCGGCAATCCGAACCGGCGGTTCGTCCCAGGAGATGAACGTGCCTTCGTCAACGGCGACGTCGAACAGTTCGCGTGCGCCCAGCCTGCGCTTCTTCTCAGCCATTGCTGCCGGGCCCCTGCTCGATCGTGCCGGAATCAGTTTCGCCGTTATCGAGCGCGCCGTCATCGACCGTGCTGGTTCCGACGTCCGTCGATAGTCCGAGCCACGACCGAATGGCTTCCTCATGCTGGTTGAGCAGCGGCGGCGTGTTGTGCTTTTCGCGGGTCGTCTCGTGCTCCCCCGCCTGGTCGGCGCCGAAGAATCGCAGCGGCGGACCGGGCAGCCGGATGTCGCCAAGCACCGGATGCTCGACGTCGACGATGAGCTTCTGCGCTTCGACCTGGTCCCAGGCGTACACCTCATCAAGCGAACGCACCTTGCCGGCCGGAACACCCGCATCGGCGAGGATCGCCAGCAGTTCTTCGCTCTGATACGTCGAGAACGCCTTCTCGATCGTCTCGATCAGCGCTGGACGATTCGCTACCCGGGCGGGATTGTTCTCAAAGCCCGGCGTCTCCGGGTCGAGGTCGAACCTGGTGCAGAGCCGATTCCAGAGCCCCTGGCTTCCCACGCTGATCTGCACGGCGCCATCGGCGCAGTGGAACAACCCGTACGGTGCTATCGAGGGGTGGTGGTTGCCGGCGGCACGCGGTACCTCGCCGGCCACGGTGGCCCGGGTGCCCTGGAAGGCGTGCACGCCGACGATGGCGGCGATCAGCGAGGTGCGGACGATCTGGCCGCGCCCGGTGCGTTCACGCTGCAGCAGCGCGGAGACGACCCCAAAGGCGCCATACATGCCGGAGAGCAGGTCGGCGATTGGCACACCGACCCGCTGCGGGTCATCCGGCCCTGAACCTGTCAGCGACATCAGACCTGCTTCGCCCTGGGCGATCTGGTCATACCCGGCCCGGCCGCCTTCCGGCCCGTCGTGGCCGAATCCCGTGATCGAGAGCACCACAAGCCTGGGATTGATTTCCAGCAGCCGCGACATCGAGAAGCCGAGCCGGTCAAGCACTCCGGTCCTGAAATTCTCAAGCAGCACGTCCGCGCGTTCGACCAGTTTCGTCAGGACTTCCTTGCCATCCTCGGACTTCAGGTCCAGTGCGATGGATTCCTTGTTCCGGTTGCAGGAAAGAAAGTAGGTTGCCTGCTTGTCGTCCTCGGGACCGACGAAGGGCGGACCCCAGTTGCGGGTGTCGTCGCCATGTCCAGGGGTCTCGACCTTGATCACCCGTGCCCCGAGGTCGCCGAGC is part of the Saxibacter everestensis genome and harbors:
- a CDS encoding CaiB/BaiF CoA transferase family protein, with amino-acid sequence MTSSPDTQAPRPAEDASPLSGYTVVDLTRALAGPHAGMMLGDLGARVIKVETPGHGDDTRNWGPPFVGPEDDKQATYFLSCNRNKESIALDLKSEDGKEVLTKLVERADVLLENFRTGVLDRLGFSMSRLLEINPRLVVLSITGFGHDGPEGGRAGYDQIAQGEAGLMSLTGSGPDDPQRVGVPIADLLSGMYGAFGVVSALLQRERTGRGQIVRTSLIAAIVGVHAFQGTRATVAGEVPRAAGNHHPSIAPYGLFHCADGAVQISVGSQGLWNRLCTRFDLDPETPGFENNPARVANRPALIETIEKAFSTYQSEELLAILADAGVPAGKVRSLDEVYAWDQVEAQKLIVDVEHPVLGDIRLPGPPLRFFGADQAGEHETTREKHNTPPLLNQHEEAIRSWLGLSTDVGTSTVDDGALDNGETDSGTIEQGPGSNG